Within the Marinihelvus fidelis genome, the region CATCAGCGGCGAAAAGCTGGGCCTGCCGTACCTGCCGGACGGGCAGTTCCAGAAGCCGATGGAGCTGAACGTGGTGGAGAAACACGTCCGACGCACCATCCAGGACCAGTTCCCCGGTCGCGATATGACCGTGGGGCGCGTGGCCATCCTGACAGAGCCCCATAACGGCCGCGGGCCGTGCCACTACTGCGGGCCGTGCGAGCGTGGCTGTTCGGTCAGTGCCTACTTCAGCGCGCTGACGGTCACGCTGCCCGACGCCAAGCAGACCGGCAACCTGACCCTCCGCACCGACGCGGTGGTGGAAGGCCTGGACGTGGACCCGGCAAGCGGCCGCATCACCGGCGTGCGCGTGATCGACGCGAAGGACAAATCACGCGAGACCTACAGCGCAAAGCTGGTATTCCTGTGCGCGTCGACCATCGGCAGCACGCAGGTGCTGATGAATTCGGCCACAGACGCCCACCCCAACGGCCTGGCCAATGGCAGCGGCGTGCTGGGCAAATACATGATGGACCACACCTTCGGCACCGGCATCACCGGCATCATGCACGGCTTCGATGACCGTACGACTTACGGTTTCCGCCCGAACGGCATCTACGTGCCGCGTTTCCGCAACCTGGACGGCCAGGACGACCCCGGCTTCCTGCGCGGCTACGGCTTCCAGGGTGGCGCGGTGCGCGAAGGCATCGTGCAGAACGCCGAGCAGCTGACCGGCTTCGGCCCGGACTTCAAGAAGCAGCTGGGCAGTTATGGCCGCTGGCGCATGAGCTACTACGGCTTTGGCGAGATCCTGCCGTACGCCGACAACCGGATGATGCTGGACCCGGTGAAGAAGGACCGTTTCGGCATCCCACAGGTGCGTTTCGACACCCATTACCACGACAACGAGAAGCGCATGATCGACGACATGCTGGTCGAGGGCGAGGCCATGCTGAAGGCGGCCGGCGCTACCGACATCGTCAAGTGGCCGGGTGGCATGACCATGGGCAGCGGCGTGCATGAAATGGGCACGGCGCGCATGGGCCATGACCCTTCGGAGTCGGTGCTGAACGGCTGGAACCAGGCCCACGAAGTCCCCAACCTGTTCGTGACCGACGGCGCCTGCATGACCTCGGGCTCATGCGTCAACCCGTCGATCACCTACATGGCACTCACGGCCCGTGCGGCCAACTACGCGGCCGACCGGCTGGCGGAGGGCGCGTTATGAAAATGAAGTTGGCGATTTCCCTGACCGGCAGTGTCCTGCTGCTGGCCTCGACCCTGGCCTGGTGCCAGGACATGGCCCCCGAGGAAACCGAGGTTTGGGAGCCGGAGCCACCCGTGGTGACCCCAGGCGATGCCGGCGCACCGCCTTCCGATGCCATTGTGCTGTTTGACGGAAGTTCGCTGGACGCCTGGACCCAGGGCGGCAACGAAGCGCCCACCTGGACCCTGTCCGGCGGCGCCATGACCGTCAACGGTGAACACGGTGGCAAAGGCAACATCCAGACGAAACAGGGTTTCGGCGATGTGCAGTTGCACATCGAGTGGCGGACATCACCCGAGGATCGCGATGACGGCCAGGGCCGCGGCAACAGCGGCATCTTCCTGATGGGGCTGTACGAAGTCCAGGTGCTGGACTCGTTCGAGAACCGGACCTACTCCAACGGCCAGGCCACCAGTGTCTACAAGCAGCACATCCCGCTGGCGAACGCGATGCGGCCGCCGGGAGAATGGCAGGTGTACGACATCATTTTCCGCGCGCCGGCGTTTTCAACCGACGGCGAACTCGAGTCTGCGGCCACCGTGACCGTCATTCACAACGGCGTGCTGGTGCAGGATCACGTGGAGATCCGCGGGCCCACCGTGTATATCGGCGAGCCCGCGTACCAGCCGCATGAAGACCGTCTGCCGCTGGCCCTTCAGGACCACGGCGATATGGTCAGCTATCGCAACATCTGGTTGCGCGAGCTGGAATGACCCCGTCAGCCGCCGACCCGGCGTGAACGCAGGAACGGGTTGCGGTAGTCCCGTTTGTCAGCGCTGGACTCACACGTCGTGTCCGCGTGGGTCGTTGCCGATGTGTCCGTGCTGGCACCGTGATACGAACAGCCGGTTCCGTGGGCGACGATGACGCACAGCCCGAATATTTTCAGGGAAGTTTTCATGGTTAATGTCCTGGTAATGTTTTCAACGAGATGCATTCTGCTCGTGCGCCGTTTGACCGACCGTAGCGCTACCGTGGCAACGCCCGTTGAAATTCCACGTTCGGGGCAAAGCGTTGTTCCAGGGTGTAATGCTGGCGGTCGGGCTGTCGGGCGGGGGATTTGCCGGGCCGGCTCTTGCGTCGGACCCGGCAGACATTGGCGAGTTGCTCAGCCGCAACCTGTTGGCCCGCGACTACATGTTCTACGGCGATGAAGCATTGCATTACGCCGAGGCTGCGGCGGCCGTAGGCGCCTTGCGTTACGCGGATATTGCCGATGACGCGGATCTTGAGCAGGCGCTGGTTGATCGCTACGCGCCGTTGCTGGATAACAACAGCGAACTGGTCAGTCGCCGGGCGCACGTGGATATGAGTGTGCTTGGCATCGTGCCGTTGCAGATCGCCATCCAGACGCGGTCGGAGCCCCACCTGGTGCAGGGCCTGACCTTCGCGGATCGCCAGTGGGCCAACCCCCTTGAAGACGGCCTGACCGCGGAAACCCGCTGGTGGATCGACGACCTCTACATGGTCGGCATGCTGCAGATCCAGGCGTATCGCGCGACGGGCGAACCGAAATATGCCGACCGGGCCGCGCTGCAGTTGTCCGCTTACCTGCCCAGGCTGCAGCATGACAGCGGCCTGTTCTGGCACAGCCCGGATGTCCCGATCTTCTGGGGGCGTGGTAACGGCTGGGTCGCCGTGGTGATGGCCGAGGTGCTGGCTGCATTGCCCGCCGACCACCCGCTGCGCCCGGAGATCCTCGTTCGGTACCGGAAAATGATGAATGCGCTGCTGCCTTACCAGGATGAAAACGGCATGTGGCGGCAGGTTGTCGATGAACCCGGGTTCTGGCCGGAAACATCGGGCACGGCCATGTTCGCCTATGCGATGGCGACCGGTATTGATTCCGGCCTGCTCGATTCGGCAACGTTCGAACCCGTCGTCAAGGCGGCGTGGAGTGGCCTCTCCGGCTACATCGACGCCGATGGCAACGTGGGGGAAGTCTGCGTGGGCACCGCCAAGAACAATGACCTGCAGTTCTACATGGATCGGCCGCGCGTGTCCGGTGATATGCACGGACAGGCGCCCGTGCTATGGCTTGCCGTGGCGCTCGACGCTCCCTGACGGGCCCTTACCCTTGTAATCCACGGTCGTTGGTTCCATGCAATAGGGATGCAGGAACAATCCGAATCGACAAGTGCGGTGACCGGTTTCTTTGACCGGTCGGTTGAATTCTTCCAGCGCCACGGTCACGAGGACTGGCTTCTGGCGGCCGGTGTTGCCGTCGCGACCTGGCTGGTACTGCGAGGCATCCTGTGGGTGCTCAACCGCTACCTTTCCAGGGTGGCGGACAAGACGTCGACGCGCTGGGACGACAATTTTGTTGCCGCGCTGAAGAAAACCCGTTTCTGGTTCCTGGTGATTATTGCGACCTGGACAGGGTCACTGACGATGGCGCTGGCCGAAGGCCCGCGTTCGGTGATTAACACGCTGTTGGTGCTTGCCCTGATTATCCAGGGCGGTTTCTGGATCAACAGCATGCTGAAGGCCGAGGTTAAACGTCACCGGGCCTATGCGCGGGAGAACAACCCCGGCTCGGTGTCGACGATCTCCATGGTCGGCTTCGTGGTCCAGCTGGTGCTGTGGTCGACCGTGGTGCTGCTGTTGCTGGACAACCTGGGTGTCGATATCACGGCACTCGTGGCCGGGCTTGGCATTGGTGGTGTCGCCGTGGCGCTGGCCGTGCAGAATATCCTGGGTGACCTGTTCGCGTCGCTTTCCATCGTTATCGACAAGCCGTTTGTCGTCGATGATTTCCTGGTGGTCGGCGACTTCCTGGGCAGCGTCGAACACATCGGCCTGAAGACCACACGGCTGCGCAGCCTGTCCGGCGAACAGCTGGTTTTTTCCAACAATGACCTGCTGACCAGCCGCATTCGCAACTATGGCCGGATGGCCGAGCGTCGCGTGGTGTTCAGCCTGGGCGTGACGTACCAGACGCCGATCGAGAAGCTCAAACTGATCCCGAATATCGTCAGGGAAGCGGTCGAAGCGGAAGACAACACCCGCTTCGACCGGTCCCATTTCATGAAATACGCCGACTTCTCGCTTAATTACGAGTCGGTGTTCTATGTCGGCTCGCCGGACTACAACATCTACATGGACATCCAGCAGGCGATCTTCTTCCGTATCCACGAACGGTTTGCCGAAGAGGGCATCGAGTTCGCATACCCGACGCAGACCCTCTATGTCAGCCGGGAAGACGGCGAACGCGAGGGCGATCAGTCGGCGTCATAGCCCGGGCCGCGAATGAACCGCCCCGGGGTTGCGCCGGTGTGCTCGCCGTCGCGCAGTACCGGAACACCGTTGACGAGCACATCGCGAACGCCGGTGGCGTACTGCTGCGGCTCGGCGAACGTGGCGTGGTCGGCGATGGTGGCCGGGTCGAACACCACGATGTCGGCAAAGTAGCCTTCTTCCAGCGCGCCGCGGTCGGTGATCTTCAGGTTGGCGGCGGGGAAGGTCGTCAGGCGGCGGATGGCCTCGGGTAGCGTGATGACCTGTTCTTCGCGCACATACTTGCCCAGCAGCCGGGCCACGTTGCCATAAGCGCGCGGGTGCGTGCTGGACAGCAGGAACACGCCTTCAGGCGCGCTGGACTCGGCGTCTGAACCGAAGGCCATCCAGGGCAGGGCGATCTTCTTCTTAACGTTCTCTTCCGACATGATGAAGTACACCGTGCCGACGCGGCTCTCGTCCTCGATGACCAGGTCCATCATGGTGTCGATGGGGTCGGTGCCGCGCATTTGCGCCACTTCTGCCAGTGTCTTGCCGGTCAGCGGCTTCAGTTCCGGGTTCTTGAAGCCGATCAGGATCAGGCCCTCGGCGCCGCCGGCGGCCAGGTACAGGTTTTCCCACTCGTCGCTGGGTGTGGTGATTTCCTCGTGCATCTTCGCGCGGATTTCCGGGTCTTTCAGGCGCTCGATCCATTGCGCGTCGCCGCCTTCCTGCACCCAGGGCGGCATCGAGGCGTCCAGCCCGGTGGCGCCGGCGGTGTAGTTGTACATGTCGGCGGTGATGTCCAGGCCCTCTGCGCGGGCGGCCTCGATCATATTGATGGCCTGGTCCATCTTGGCGTGGTTATCGATGCCCGCCGCCTTCAGGTGGTAGACCTCGGCGCCCAAACCGGCCTCGCGGCTGATGGTGATCAGCTCTTCGAGTGCTTCCAGGAACTTGGCGCCTTCGCTGCGCATGTGCGAGATGTAGCGGCCGCCGTACTCGGCGGCGACTTCGCTGAGCGCGATCAGTTCGGCGGTATCGGCGTAGAAGGCCGGCGCGTAGATCAGCGATGAGCCGACGCCCATGGCGCCTTCTTCCATCGCGTCGCGCACCAGCTGGCGCATGCGGTCGAGCTCTTCGGGCGTCGGTGCGCGGTCCTCGTAGCCCAGTTCGTGAATGCGGATGGTGGTGGCGCCCACAAACGAGGCCACGTTGGGCGAGATGCCTTTCTCTTCCAGGAACTCAAAGTAACCGCCGAACGTGGTCCAGGGGATGTCGTACTTGATGTCCCATTGCTGCTTCAGGGCCTCTTCGCGCATCGATTCGTTGATGGGGCCCATGGTCCAGCCCTCGCCCATCACCTCCAGGGTCACGCCCTGGCGGATGTCGCTCTGCGACTTGCCATCCTCGATCAGCGACTCGGTGGCCCAGCTGAGCATGTTGATGAAGCCGGGCGCGACGGCCAGGCCGGTGGCGTCGATGGTGGATTCCGCGCTGCCCAGGTCGCTGCCTATGGCGACGATGCGGTCGCCTTCAACCGCGATATCCGCGCTGTAGGGTTCACCGCCGTGACCGTCGTACACGGTGCCGCCGGAGATTAGCAGGTCAAACTGTGGCGGCGCAGGGGTTGCAGCCTGCTCGACAGGCTCTTGCTTGCCGCAAGCGGCCAGGGCGAACAGCGATACGGCGACCAGTGATGACAACAGCGGCAGTTGGCGGGGGGTGTGCGGCACGGAACGTTCCTTGTGATGGTTGTGATGACTCATTGTAAGCACACTCTCCCGCGCCACGCGCTTTTCATCTATGGTGACGGCAGTGAAATGACAGGAGTGCGAGATGAATCCGATGGGTCGACGTTTTCTGGCCTGCGTTGCCCTGACGTTGTGCCTGCTGGCACCGGTCGTGGCACAGGCACGTGATCTGTCCCACACCGCCCGTGCGGAGGCCGTCGCCAGTGCGTTTTTTGAGCAATCGGGCTCGCCGGGGTTGGCGGTATCCGTGGGCCTGAACGGCCAGCTGGCCTGGTCCGCCGGCTATGGCATGGCCGACCTGGAGCAGGGTGTTTCGGTGGACCCGGCGACGACGAAGTTTCGTATTGGCAGCGTCATCAAGCCGATGACCGCGGTAGCCATCGCCCAGCTGGTCGAGGCCGGTAAGATCGACCTGGACGCGCCGGTGCAGGCGTATGTGCCGGCCTTCCCGCTGAAATCCGCGCCCGTGACCACGCGCGGCCTGCTGGCCCACCTGGCGGGCATTCGCCATTACGCCGGCGACGAGTTCATGCTTCGTGAGCGCTACGACACCGTGGATGCCGGGCTGGCGATCTTCATGAATGATCCTTTGGTCAACGCGCCGGGCAGCGCCTACGTGTACTCGTCCTACGGCTACAACCTGCTGGGCGCGGTCATCGAGGGCGCGTCCGGGCAGGACTACCTCGCCTACATGCGTGACCACGTGACCGGGCCCATGGGCATGAACGATACGGAGCCGGACTGGTTGGCACCGATTATTGCCGGCCGTGGCCGTTACTACGTCCAGCGGGACGGTGAAATCTTCAACGCGCCGGAGGTCGACAACAGCTACAAGTGGGCCAGCGGCGGTTATGTCGGCACCAGCGAAGACCTGGTTCGCTTTGGCCTGGCCATGCTCCACCGGCCCGGATTGAGCGAGCAGACGCTGGACACATTCTGGACCGAGCAGTCGACGACCGGCGGCGAGCCCACGGGCTATGGCCTGGGCTGGCGGGTAACCCGAGATGACGCCGGGACACTCTGGATCGGCCACGGCGGCGGTTCCGTGGGCGGCACGACCACGTTCTGGTTCCAGCCTGAAACCGGGTTCGTGCTCGCGGCCATCAGCAACCTGTCGCAGTTCGACTTTGGCACCTTGCCGGCCGAGCTGTCCGCCGCCTTCACGGAGACCATGCCGGATCCTTGACGCCCCGTTCACAACGGCGCGGGTAACGTCGTCACCTGGATAAGGCGCCTGCCGCGCCCCGGAGACAACGACGTGAGCAGTATCAGCGAGACCCAGGCACAGGGCACATACTTCACCGAGCGGGCCATGGCCTGGGCGGAAGCGGGGCGTGTGCCCGATGCGCTGGTCCGTGCCGGCATTCGCCACCTGTGTCGCCGTCGCCTGGCCGACATCGGCGCCGACCGCGACGACCTCGCCGACCAGCGGACGGAACGTTTCGCCAGGCAGATGTCCGCCTCGCCGATCGCACTGGTGCCCGACCTGGCCAATGAGCAGCACTACGAGGTGCCGTCGGCGTTCTTCGACCTGGTGCTGGGGACCCATCGCAAGTACAGCTGCGCCTGCTGGGATGAAGGCATCACCCACCTGGACGCCGCCGAGGCGCGGGCGCTGGAGGTCACCTGCGAGCGTGCCGCCCTCAGTGATGGCATGGACATCCTGGACCTGGGGTGCGGCTGGGGAACGTTGTCCTTGTGGATGGCCGAGCGCTATCCCGCCAGCCGGATCCTGGCCGTCAGCAACTCTGCGCCCCAGCGCAGGCATATCGAAGCGGAAGCCGCGCGTCGCGGCCTGGGCAACCTGCAGGTTGTCACCGCCGACATGAACCATTTCCAGCCGGAACGGCGCTTCGATCGCGTTGTTTCGGTGGAGATGTTTGAACACATGCGCAACCAGGCGCGGCTGATGGAGCGTATTGCCGGCTGGTTGCGCCCCGGCGGCCAGTGTTTCATCCACGTGTTCTGCCATCGCAGCACGCCGTATGCCTTCGAGGACAACGGTCCGGGTGACTGGATGAGCCGGCATTTCTTCTCCGGCGGTATCATGCCCAGCGCAGACCTGTTGCCGCGCTTCCAGCAGCACCTGAAGCTGCGGCGGCGGTGGAGCTGGAGCGGCCGCCACTACCAGCGAACATCAAACGCCTGGCTGGCAAACCTGGACGCGCGGCGCGAGCAGGTTCGCGATGTGCTGGTACCGGTTTACGGGGCCGACCAGGTCGAGCGCTGGATTGGCCGCTGGCGCATTTTCTTCATGGCCTGCGCGGAACTGTTCGGCATGAATGACGGCCATGAATGGTTCGTCAGCCACTACCGTTTCGGCCGCCAGGCCGACAGCCCCGACCGCACGGCAGCACCGTCATGATCGACTGGACACTGTATGGCGTGGTCCTGGCCGCGCTGCTGGCCTTTGCCATCCTGGCGTGGCTGTTCAGCCTGGTACGAAATGACGTCAGCATCGTCGACAGTTTGTGGTCATTGATGATCCTGGGCTGTGCGGCGGGCTACGCCGCTCTCGCTGGTGACATCAGTGGGCGCGGCATCCTGTTGCTGGTCATGGCCGGGGCATGGGCCTTCAGGCTGAGCGCCTATATCACCTGGCGCAACCACGGTGAAGGCGAGGACCGGCGCTACCGGGCCATGCGTGAACGGCGCGGGCCATCATTCCGTTACTCCAGCCTGTATATCGTCTTCGGCCTGCAGGCCGTGCTCGCCTGGGTCATCGCCCTGCCGCTGGTCGCCGGCGTGGCCAGCCAGGCGCCGCTGGGCTGGCTGGACCTGGCCGGCGTGCTCACCTGGGCGGTGGGGTTCGCGTTCGAAGCCATCGGCGACGCGCAGATGGCCCGCTTCCAGGGCGACCCCGCCAATCGTGGTGAGGTCCTGGACACGGGCTTGTGGCGCTACACACGCCACCCGAACTACTTTGGCGAGTGCGTCCTGTGGTGGGGGTTCTTCCTGCTTGCCGCCGGAGGAGGCGCCGCCTGGACCGTGGTGTCGCCGGTGCTGATGACGCTGCTGTTGCTGAAGGTTTCCGGCGTCAGCCTGCTGGAAAAGGACATCGGCGAGCGACGCCCCGCGTACGCCCGCTACGTCCGCCAGACCAATGCATTTATCCCCGGGCCGGCCCATTCGGAACCGGCATCGTGATGGCGCGCGGGGCAGGGCGCTGGTTCGCATGGCTGCCCGCCGTGCTGGTGCTGGTGGGCTGTGGTGGCCGACCGACGCTGGAGCCGGTCGACCAGGTCGACCTGCCGCGTTTCATGGGTGACTGGTACGTCATCGCGCACATTCCCACGTTTGTCGAGGACGAGGCCTACAACGCGGTCGAATCGTACCGCCTGGAGCCCGACGGCAGCGTGGCGACCACGTTCACGTTCAACCAGGGCGGCTTCGATGGAGAGCTAAAGGAGATGAACCCGCGCGGCTTTCCGGACCCGGCGCAAAACAACGCGGTCTGGGGCATGCAGTTCATCTGGCCGTTCAAGGGCGACTACCGTGTCGCCTACCTGGACAACGATTACTCGATCACGATCATAGGCCGCAACAAGCGCGATTACGTTTGGCTGATGTCGCGCTCGAAAACGATGCCGGAGGCGCGCTATCGCGACATGGTCGATCGCATCGAGGCCATGGGTTACGACATTTCCGAACTGCGCCGGGTGCCGCAGCGATGAAGGTGGCCGTGGTGGGTACCGGCATCGCCGGCAACGTGGCCGCGTGGAAACTGTCGCAGCAGCACCAGGTGACGGTGTTCGAGGCCGACCAGCGCATCGGCGGCCACAGTCACACGGTCGATGTTGAACTGGACGGCCGGCACTTCGCCGTCGACACCGGGTTTATCGTTTTCAACGACCGCACCTACCCGAATTTCGTCGAGCTGCTGGATCAACTGGGTGTGGCTTCGCGGCCCACCGAGATGAGCTTCAGTGTTCGCGATGATCGCGCCAACCTGGAGTACAACGGCACGTCGCTGAACGCGCTGTTCGCACAGCGCGGCAACCTGGCACGCCCGGCGTTCTGGAAAATGATCGCCGACATCCTGCGGTTTCACCGCGAAGCGCCTGCCGTGCTGGCGGCGGACGCGGAAGACATGGCGCTGGATGAGTGGCTGGCCCGGGGCGCCTACGGCACGACCTTTCGAAACCGCTACATCCTGCCCATGGGCTCCGCCATCTGGTCGTCGTCACGCGACGAGATCGGGCGCATGCCGGTGCGATTCTTCGTGCGGTTCTTCAACAACCACGGCCTGCTGTCGGTCCGCAACCGGCCCACCTGGCGGGTCATCGAGGGCGGCTCGCGAAATTACGTCGACCCGCTGGTGGCGGGGCACCGTGACCGAATCCGCCTGGGCGCGCCGGTACAGGCAGTGCGCCGCCTGCCCGGGCAGGTCATGGTCAAGGCCAGGGGTTGCGAGGCGGAGACTTTTGACCACGTGTTCCTGGCCTGTCACAGCGACCAGGCACTGGCCATGCTGCAGGACCCCAGTCGCGCCGAGCGGGAGGTGCTGGGCGCCATTCCGTACCGGCGCAACGAGGCCGTGCTGCACACCGATAGCGCCGTGCTGCCACGGCGGCGCCTGGCCTGGGCCGCCTGGAACTATCACCTGGACAGCGACCCGGATCGGCCGGCCGCGGTTACCTACAATATGAATATCCTCCAGCACTTGCGCGCGCCGGAGGCGGTTTGCGTCAGCCTGAACCATACCCAGGCTATCGATGAGTCACGGGTGCTGGGCGCGTGGCACTACGCCCACCCGGTGCTGGGCCCGGCCTCGATCGCCGCGCAGGCGCGGCACCAGGAAATCAACCAGGGGCGGCGCACCAGTTTCTGCGGCGCGTACTGGCGCAATGGCTTTCACGAGGACGGCGTGGTCAGCGCACTGGACGCCGTCAGGCACTTCGAACAGGACCCGGCGCATGTTGAGCGCGATCTACAGCGGACGGGTTGAGCATTGCCGGTACACACCGGTGGAGCATGCCTTCACCTACCGGCTGTTCATGCTCTACCTGGACCTCGATGAACTCGACCGGGTATTCGCCGGCCGCTGGCTCTGGTCAACCCGGCGCTCGGCGCTGGCGCGTTTTCGCCGCGCCGACCACCTGGGCGACCCGGAACGCCCGCTGGCGGACTGCGTGCGCGACCGCGTGGCGGCCGACACCGGCTTCCGTCCCGAAGGCCCCATTCGCCTGCTCACGCACCTGCGCTACTTCGGCTACGGTTTTAACCCGGTGAGTCTCTACTATTGTTTTGGCGCTAATGAATGCCTGGAAGCGGTGGTCGCCGAGGTCAACAACACGCCCTGGGGCGAGCGCTGCGTCTACGCCCTGCGCTGCAATGGCAGTGGCCGGCCGGGCACCGTCGCGCATTTTCACCCGCAAAAGCGCATGCATGTCTCGCCCTTCATGCCGATGTCGCTGCGGTATGACTGGCACCTGCTGGTCCCGGGCGAACGCCTGGGCGTTCACATGGGCCTGCGTGACGGTCACGAGCGGCTGTTCGATGCGCGCCTGGATCTTGAGCGGCAGCCCATCAATGGCAGGACGCTCGCGGGCGCGCTCACACGCTTTCCCCT harbors:
- a CDS encoding DUF1295 domain-containing protein — protein: MIDWTLYGVVLAALLAFAILAWLFSLVRNDVSIVDSLWSLMILGCAAGYAALAGDISGRGILLLVMAGAWAFRLSAYITWRNHGEGEDRRYRAMRERRGPSFRYSSLYIVFGLQAVLAWVIALPLVAGVASQAPLGWLDLAGVLTWAVGFAFEAIGDAQMARFQGDPANRGEVLDTGLWRYTRHPNYFGECVLWWGFFLLAAGGGAAWTVVSPVLMTLLLLKVSGVSLLEKDIGERRPAYARYVRQTNAFIPGPAHSEPAS
- a CDS encoding N-acyl-D-amino-acid deacylase family protein; this encodes MSHHNHHKERSVPHTPRQLPLLSSLVAVSLFALAACGKQEPVEQAATPAPPQFDLLISGGTVYDGHGGEPYSADIAVEGDRIVAIGSDLGSAESTIDATGLAVAPGFINMLSWATESLIEDGKSQSDIRQGVTLEVMGEGWTMGPINESMREEALKQQWDIKYDIPWTTFGGYFEFLEEKGISPNVASFVGATTIRIHELGYEDRAPTPEELDRMRQLVRDAMEEGAMGVGSSLIYAPAFYADTAELIALSEVAAEYGGRYISHMRSEGAKFLEALEELITISREAGLGAEVYHLKAAGIDNHAKMDQAINMIEAARAEGLDITADMYNYTAGATGLDASMPPWVQEGGDAQWIERLKDPEIRAKMHEEITTPSDEWENLYLAAGGAEGLILIGFKNPELKPLTGKTLAEVAQMRGTDPIDTMMDLVIEDESRVGTVYFIMSEENVKKKIALPWMAFGSDAESSAPEGVFLLSSTHPRAYGNVARLLGKYVREEQVITLPEAIRRLTTFPAANLKITDRGALEEGYFADIVVFDPATIADHATFAEPQQYATGVRDVLVNGVPVLRDGEHTGATPGRFIRGPGYDAD
- a CDS encoding 3-keto-disaccharide hydrolase; amino-acid sequence: MKMKLAISLTGSVLLLASTLAWCQDMAPEETEVWEPEPPVVTPGDAGAPPSDAIVLFDGSSLDAWTQGGNEAPTWTLSGGAMTVNGEHGGKGNIQTKQGFGDVQLHIEWRTSPEDRDDGQGRGNSGIFLMGLYEVQVLDSFENRTYSNGQATSVYKQHIPLANAMRPPGEWQVYDIIFRAPAFSTDGELESAATVTVIHNGVLVQDHVEIRGPTVYIGEPAYQPHEDRLPLALQDHGDMVSYRNIWLRELE
- a CDS encoding glycoside hydrolase family 88/105 protein → MKFHVRGKALFQGVMLAVGLSGGGFAGPALASDPADIGELLSRNLLARDYMFYGDEALHYAEAAAAVGALRYADIADDADLEQALVDRYAPLLDNNSELVSRRAHVDMSVLGIVPLQIAIQTRSEPHLVQGLTFADRQWANPLEDGLTAETRWWIDDLYMVGMLQIQAYRATGEPKYADRAALQLSAYLPRLQHDSGLFWHSPDVPIFWGRGNGWVAVVMAEVLAALPADHPLRPEILVRYRKMMNALLPYQDENGMWRQVVDEPGFWPETSGTAMFAYAMATGIDSGLLDSATFEPVVKAAWSGLSGYIDADGNVGEVCVGTAKNNDLQFYMDRPRVSGDMHGQAPVLWLAVALDAP
- a CDS encoding GMC oxidoreductase; translation: MSAQFDAIVIGSGMTGGWAARELTRRGLKTLVLERGREIEHIKDYQGEHKGPWDYTFRGKIPPDEAKNDYFIQSKFGWCSDFNKQFWNNDRLNPYVYDEDKPFNWVHTDVLAGRSMVWGRQVYRWSDLDFEANKRDGHGIDWPIRYADIEPWYDYVENHIGISGEKLGLPYLPDGQFQKPMELNVVEKHVRRTIQDQFPGRDMTVGRVAILTEPHNGRGPCHYCGPCERGCSVSAYFSALTVTLPDAKQTGNLTLRTDAVVEGLDVDPASGRITGVRVIDAKDKSRETYSAKLVFLCASTIGSTQVLMNSATDAHPNGLANGSGVLGKYMMDHTFGTGITGIMHGFDDRTTYGFRPNGIYVPRFRNLDGQDDPGFLRGYGFQGGAVREGIVQNAEQLTGFGPDFKKQLGSYGRWRMSYYGFGEILPYADNRMMLDPVKKDRFGIPQVRFDTHYHDNEKRMIDDMLVEGEAMLKAAGATDIVKWPGGMTMGSGVHEMGTARMGHDPSESVLNGWNQAHEVPNLFVTDGACMTSGSCVNPSITYMALTARAANYAADRLAEGAL
- a CDS encoding serine hydrolase domain-containing protein, with translation MGRRFLACVALTLCLLAPVVAQARDLSHTARAEAVASAFFEQSGSPGLAVSVGLNGQLAWSAGYGMADLEQGVSVDPATTKFRIGSVIKPMTAVAIAQLVEAGKIDLDAPVQAYVPAFPLKSAPVTTRGLLAHLAGIRHYAGDEFMLRERYDTVDAGLAIFMNDPLVNAPGSAYVYSSYGYNLLGAVIEGASGQDYLAYMRDHVTGPMGMNDTEPDWLAPIIAGRGRYYVQRDGEIFNAPEVDNSYKWASGGYVGTSEDLVRFGLAMLHRPGLSEQTLDTFWTEQSTTGGEPTGYGLGWRVTRDDAGTLWIGHGGGSVGGTTTFWFQPETGFVLAAISNLSQFDFGTLPAELSAAFTETMPDP
- a CDS encoding mechanosensitive ion channel family protein, whose translation is MQEQSESTSAVTGFFDRSVEFFQRHGHEDWLLAAGVAVATWLVLRGILWVLNRYLSRVADKTSTRWDDNFVAALKKTRFWFLVIIATWTGSLTMALAEGPRSVINTLLVLALIIQGGFWINSMLKAEVKRHRAYARENNPGSVSTISMVGFVVQLVLWSTVVLLLLDNLGVDITALVAGLGIGGVAVALAVQNILGDLFASLSIVIDKPFVVDDFLVVGDFLGSVEHIGLKTTRLRSLSGEQLVFSNNDLLTSRIRNYGRMAERRVVFSLGVTYQTPIEKLKLIPNIVREAVEAEDNTRFDRSHFMKYADFSLNYESVFYVGSPDYNIYMDIQQAIFFRIHERFAEEGIEFAYPTQTLYVSREDGEREGDQSAS
- a CDS encoding SAM-dependent methyltransferase, with protein sequence MAWAEAGRVPDALVRAGIRHLCRRRLADIGADRDDLADQRTERFARQMSASPIALVPDLANEQHYEVPSAFFDLVLGTHRKYSCACWDEGITHLDAAEARALEVTCERAALSDGMDILDLGCGWGTLSLWMAERYPASRILAVSNSAPQRRHIEAEAARRGLGNLQVVTADMNHFQPERRFDRVVSVEMFEHMRNQARLMERIAGWLRPGGQCFIHVFCHRSTPYAFEDNGPGDWMSRHFFSGGIMPSADLLPRFQQHLKLRRRWSWSGRHYQRTSNAWLANLDARREQVRDVLVPVYGADQVERWIGRWRIFFMACAELFGMNDGHEWFVSHYRFGRQADSPDRTAAPS
- a CDS encoding lipocalin family protein yields the protein MARGAGRWFAWLPAVLVLVGCGGRPTLEPVDQVDLPRFMGDWYVIAHIPTFVEDEAYNAVESYRLEPDGSVATTFTFNQGGFDGELKEMNPRGFPDPAQNNAVWGMQFIWPFKGDYRVAYLDNDYSITIIGRNKRDYVWLMSRSKTMPEARYRDMVDRIEAMGYDISELRRVPQR